In the Uranotaenia lowii strain MFRU-FL chromosome 1, ASM2978415v1, whole genome shotgun sequence genome, tcaataaagaaTGCGATTACCAGTAAAAGCGCAAAATGTTAGATAGAATCACGCAAGCATCTCCTTCTACCTTTTGGGCATTTTATGAATGAACCATGTAACATGGTGGcaacttattttgaatttttctgtttttttcgcatttttcccCGCAGAATTTATTGAATTCCCGGCTCTAAAAGGTTAACAATGgaatttatttgtgaaaaacaatttttttgaacatatgAAAGATAAGTTCTTCGCGCTTTTAATgcttataaaaaatttgtaaaattgtaaatgtcaaaaattagtaAATTAACCAAAGAAAATCTCAATATATTTTGGAACTCGACCACTTCAGAGCACTAAAAGGTATGTGCTCAGCTAAAAAATCTCGATTTTTCAAGAAGTTATCGACTTTTGTCCACATTATTCCCATGGAATTTAGATCCCAATTTTATttcgcttttgaaaaaaaaaatgaattaattttagaattcaattgGTTATATAGGGGAAAAATGATCCATAAAGAATTTTCCCGgtttagatttgaaattcccggttttttcccggatttcccggtcccattttcaattcccggttttttcccggttttcccggttcgctggctaCCCTGtaggaactagtagagatttgaatgattgaaaatacacttttgtatgtatgtatgttggtaatccaccatgggtgcacggattcaccgcagtttctgccaaagtatgggttcatatacattccttagattattaggttcgacaaatctccaatgcagcgcgccaccattcccggaccccatggcttcgtatgaactgttatgtggtgaatgtattgcgtgtgttgatgtaggtatattttggaagaacgaatcaatcaggtgggctagtttacttacaggtattccggcatccgtgtatatacctggccagctggcaactgattgaacattccaattatatagtcagttatataatgaaacacatcttacctgggattcgaacccaaaagtttttcttgccgataccgggaatcgaacccagtacgcctggcgtaccaataccagactcgcgtcagcctatccactagaccacatcggcgctatgaatgattgaaaatacactttttatataaaaattacctattttacttatagaaaaaaacattgaaaacatttcatttattaataaattgttgcagttttcttttatatattttgaggCACTGTTTGTTGGAAAATTAACTAGTTCTTCGAAGAAAAATGTTGTCCAATGTTTTTTAACAGTGTTTAGCTTTTCCAAATCAGCTCAATTTTTGGCGAACGTTTTTGCTTATAAGTGTGCTCACACAAATTAGTTTACAAACCAGGTAAAAAGTCATTAGCCGATCGGTTCCAACAATAGCtaaaccaattttgaaaattatataaagGAAAAAAACGGAAAGAGTACCGGTATTTATCAGTAGAGCGCGTGccgaaaattcaaagaaaacaaaaaaaataaaattaaaggaggcatcagacgaaaaaaaattgccaaaacatAAAGAGGAACTCCTTAAGTGTTGTTATTAGATTTGTACGTCCCAGATATCATTGAATTGCTCATAATCCCGAAAAAGTGCTTCGGGTCATCGCGATTTTTGTATTCTGTTAAGTTTTTAAGACGAGGAAGCAAACTCCCATAAGAATCGAGTGACAGCGGAAGGAAGccggttgaagaagaaaaaacggAGAAGAAACCGAAAGAAAAACAAGACAACAAGTAATAACAAAACAAGAATTGTATAGAACAAATCTGCACTTGGAACCTTATAATAAATGTTAACATTATTAGAGTAAAGTaatataattattaaaaattgaattaaagaaGCATATATTGAACTTaggataatttaaataattaatttaaaaaaaaaacaaaaggaaaTAAAAGAGAGAAAACACGGTGGAAAGGAGAAGAAAGTTGACAATGGAAACAAAAGATGGCCAactaaccaaaacaaaaaaaaaacacacacacaaacacacgaACGAACGAGGGTGTAGGTGTAACTAGTTTGATAGATTGTATTTAAACCAGTGAACGAAAACGTcgtcaaataattaaaaaaaaaacattgaaacaaATACTAAACTCTAAACCTAAACCAGCAAAACGCGCGTCCGGATCGGGTCCCTCGAAGATCTGATCCGGAACGTGTTGGACCTGGATACGAATAATAACCGAAAGGAAGCTAAAATTATACTATGTTTGtgtatttaattaaaaagaagAGGAAATGAACAAGCCCAAATCtcaaacataataaacaaaaaaaaaaacgaaacgagACGAACACACACAAGAACAAGAAATCGAAGAAATGGTGCGCAcgaacacacatacacacacaagTGTACACAAAAAAAACCGAATCCGGTTGACGGAAAAGGACAGGTTCATCCCGTTAAAAACCAAAATACAACAACCGATCAAAGTGTATTTATCTAAAACTAACCCTAAACGAAACGTAaacaaaagaaggaaaaaaaaacatgtataaCTTGAGGACGTGATCGATTTGCTGGAATACATAaatacataaacaaaaaaactacaatCGAGAACTAAACGAACACACATACAaacaagaaaggaaaaaaaagtgaaacaatgCAACTTTCAAGATCTCGTTGCAATGATTTCGACTGttcgaagataaaaaaaaaacaatcatagcAACCGCCAGAAATGATTTCATGAATGTAAGGCAATAGACAGAAGAAAAAGAAGTGTAAGCACCCACACAAATCCCGACATCTTCTTATACGTACGTTTATTCAGGCGGAAAAAAGGACAGAAatgagaagaacaaaaaaaaacacgaaacaaCCGGAAAATCGGAAGACgcccaaaaaccaaaaaacaagAACAAAGAATACATTTGagatgaaatgaataaaaaataacatatatatgttaaaaatttacaatggtggggtttttgtttgtttgttttttttttttttttttttgagtgaaaGAAATTCCTTGTGGTCGCTTTGGGGGGATTGATCGTTCCTGGATAGCGGATGAGAGCATTCATTACTAGAGTTATGATCATGTTCCGAAGCCGAGTCTATGTAAATCCGTGGTGAAGCTCGTTTGAAATTGACTACCGCAGTAGCTAAAAAAGTTGCATAGAATGCATCCGTTCAACAATGGCCATCACGTGGCACTACATTAtaggaaaaaatgtataaaatcgaAATAGCGAAACTACTTTTTTGCAACTCCGcactaaaatgtttgtttttcgataccaaatttggttttgaaaggccgaaaaaaaaagtcgaaaagtagtacttttcgacactgttttAAATTGAGGCCCTCATGATCAGAGAGGTGCAAgtcaaaaaatcatcaattttgagttaagcaTACCTAatgattcttcatgtttcaatgtacatctggtgcgAAACtcggattttttaaataattttttgaactacTATAatacgactataatcgaaacaaaaaaaaaattacagaaaaaaatcggATAACTTTGAATGAGTCATATCATGAGTTATTTCTGAAAACTGTAATGCCTCtttatttgtgtaaattttcgttcatgttatgaaaaatcatttttgcattATCTCTAAAGATCTTTAAAGCACAGTCCATGATTATCGCTAGCGATAGCTAATTTAGATAAGCTAACGATTCAATTAGCGGCGCTGTTTTATCTAAAGTCCCAACCAACTTACGTCGCGGTAGCGCCATGGaataaaattaactcaaatccATCGAATCAACAATGGATCCGATGGAGCTTAGTCGACCTAATACTGTTCAACGCCTGAGAATAGTAACAAACGAAAACAACAGCTCCATTCATCACAATCGTCGCATCAACCGCGCACTTCACGACGCCTAGCTAGTAGTAACTCAAAACGATCGTCGTCAATCACGAAGAAGAGACGTCGCCGTCGTCCATGAGCGAAACCGAAATAACCTCATCGGAATTTCGCACCCAACACGACACGAACGGCTCTATTAGCTAACCTGCCTTGCCTTATTATAGGCGCAGATCTTCAACCCCACCCTCCCCCACAATATTTGTGTTTGTGCCATGCCGAGGCAGGTTACCATTTGGAGAGCTTCTTTGGAGGAATTCCATTCAAGTAGTATTACTAACTGAAGGTTGCTGGCTACTAAAACACTCGGCAGGGTGCTTAAGCCCCCTTACACCGGTATGTGAGGGTAACGAACGATCTTCGCGTAACAGCTTGATCCGACCTATACCTGGTTATGGGGGAGGGTGGTTTGAATTGGAAGACAAAGCTAGAGAGAGAAAAAGAGTGTTCAAACTTGGACCCCCTCGTAGGTAAGCTCTCACTTTTTGGCCAGTCAACTGAAAACTGGTCTCCATTCAGTTACTACTACTACACGATCGACTAAGCGCTGGActtgctgctgatgatgattaTTACAGTAAAGACGATGATGTAGTAAGCACATCGATTGGTGATCACAGTTCCAGCTGCGTGAGCTTTGTGTAGTGCAACTTCCAACTTTTAAGAGTACGActatcagttatctatcaattaTCATGTTATCAGGAAGGAATGTTTGCATGGGACTCCTGGGGCTGGCCACGTTGCTGCTGGCGGTTCAAGCTCATCCAATGTTCTACAAGAAGGTCGACGGCGGTCAGAAATACGAACCAGGTgagatgattgaaaaaagtaacttaTATGACGAATCAATCGATCGTCATTTAATATTCCTGAGTGGAAATCTGTGATCTCATCCAACCACACTTGTTCGCTCCAGATTGGGTTCCAGTTTCGTCAACTGTCATCCCTTTGGCTGAGTATCAGCTGAGCGTGGGTGGTGGTTCGAAATCAGCTGCGTCATCGTCCGGCGGACAAACAGCAGCATCGATCGCAACGGTGGCCTCATTTTCCGAGGAGTACAAACGGGCCTATCTGAGGCATAAGAAGCTTCACGCCGCGGCCATTGCCAGCGAAAAGGCTAAGGCATCGGTGACGGAGAAGGGAGCCGGATCTCCGGAGACGGCGGCCGCTCGTGTTCAGGAGGATCCTGATACGTTGATCACCGGTGAGTATCCTCCCTCAGCTTGAATGATCAAAACGTATGAGTGATTGTGATTTTCTTTCCCTTGCAGCCAAAAAGTTGTACGCGAAGAAGGTCTGACAAAGAAACGTTGGATTAATTTGTTTGAAGCTAATTTATGTTCAGAGAAACGTTTAACGAAGTTAATGTGTACTGTCGTGTTTAGAACTAACGGGGTTCGAAAGCTTAACCAGgtgaaagattgaaaaaaaacacactaaCTTTctgatttgttgaaaaattaaaaagtgctTATTAAAACTCGGAAacgacaatatttttttcttcttgtgcCATCGTTGAACGGTTTTCTGCTCcagtttcgaaaattcaaaatcaagtgATAGAAAAATCGTTGATTATTCGATAATCCCCATCTTGAATGTGAACTGAGCTTTGAatagtggaacttttttccgggattttcatccgcaaGGATTATTCATCCCTTTTTACGAatagtgaaatttatctgaggtTGCATACCTTTCGGGGTTTAATTTTGTCTCGTTTAAGTAAAGTAGATCGTTGAACAGTGAATAATAGTtatagaaatttggaatttcgtgGAAATATTCACTAAGGAGAATGAAAATAACCGAGGAAATATTTCgctatttttttcctaatcctaatttaagataaaattgaacTTGGATGTAAAAATTCATAATGCCTCCTCGTAATccaaagaaaaaaggaaaaaatatagaATGTAAAATAATAACATTATCAATTTCACTACGGAAAAAGAATTTGGATTAATAATTCTAAAATCAAATGACAACTTTcgtctaaaattgaaaaataggaATCAAAGTCTTAAATCAGAATTAATTTTAGATTCATATCAAGGTAGCGCAATCGTTTTCTTCGCTGAGTCTGAACCATTCTTCCAATTCATGTATGTAggtataagttttgaaaatgtgaCGAGAACACCTTGACtccattagatttttttcaatgcgaatcacagaatttccaACAAACTTTAAACATGTTTTTGTGCTCTTGTTCCTCTAATTTTACTTTCGAAATCTACCGTCTGCGACATCCCATACCTCTAGTACTTTTATAATTATAATCTAGATCAATACGGCTTATGTTACATAATGATTTCTCGAATTTGTAGCTTTTTGGAACCGGTATTTAGATGACTCAAACTTAATAAGCGGTGAAAGAAGGTAAGATTTGACCTAAACTCCGTTTTGCGATGCATCATCGattgattttcctttttttcgaaaaaaatatcactttatcaAAGCTTATTTGAGTATTTCAAATGATAAGCATAAAGTTTGTTTTAGAAAAGTAATAAAGCGGTTATGACTTACCGGTTGGCTGATGCATTTAACTGGAACGCTGGTACCGCTAAGAGTTTTGCATTGATTGGATGGGGTTCCAAAATTGTGCCTGGAAAATCCCAGTTCGGCTTAGCCAGGTTTCACATATGTTGAAAATTGTCGAGGACATCGAATCCTAAAATGTCATCAGCTACCAAACGTCGcagttggggatttttttttattatctgacaatttgcgccgggggtcttcagattttccccaaaattgaaaatttggttcatttttgcgacttaaaaacacatgtattttttcagatttctaacatttttattttttgagttagcttcggttagatttttttgtaaataaaaaataaccatttttcaaagctagataactctgttgtttctcaacggaaattataaaatagcacatcaaaatgcattgaaattttattagctttccaaatagaatacttgaaaaaatttaaataatgaccttcaacatgaaaagttgtaaataaactttaaatggcgtctaaaagtaccgtctgcaccaccgaatattttgcaaaaaataccattgtatagctcgattcatgatgcaactttcatctgaagacaccaaagtgggccattaacaccttgaagagttatgaaagaaataataactataaatctctttttttgcatcgaaaacaaacaatggtcgaacaactgcactcacatatggagatagcaagcacttctaaaaacatggaaacaaaagaacttaccaaagcaggtaaaaaacactattttttcgtgctttgtagagtgtttgcagcaaaactgactttgaattttaaccaaaattctgagtatcgtattgtttatgtgatataactaataatgggaatgttgctttttcaacctggtcatatactatataacttattaatttttcgatcaaagatcattgtgaagcataatcaatgccaatagtagaaggttcagtccctgtgtttgggatcacaaaaatgtgataaaaaaaatgaaatatagacgtgctttacatagtttttatatcgggagctaagcactggacaccaaaatcctttcccattgattgttgtagaaataatatggccagcccaggctgtaaaatgatgaaaatatgatacttttaccgtattcgttttccacattcgcccagttttgaggtttaccatactaggaagaacataattcgtcgtcagtgttttgctaccttgatcgctcacacacgaatcttcagtgttccaccgtccattttaaatcaaatttggggaattacggatgcaaaacttagcgcataaacttctaaaaatgacagtaaaatgtgcataacttgttgtgacctggtgctaaactgggtataaacgaatacgttattagatttttggatataatatgaagtcagttaagctgcaacaatctaccgccccttctttcataacagtcccatatacaaaaataagcatgcgaaacaatcagctttttctgtttgggaatatatttttaaattttgaccaccactttcagaataaacgaaaatcgtctataggttgtcataataaatcgttagacctgaaattttcgaaattgggttattagtaaggtcgagagcaccattttttttcattatgggactgataatcgaccatatttgaaacctttttcgaatctactagcataacagtcccaaacaaaatatatttttctcaccaagctactttctaagacttaaatttgatcatttttgaacttctaaatgcaattgtcagaaaaagaaacatacttttgcaaaaaaatatcatgaactccacattgtaagttgaatctttatacgatttttgattgcatccgatagtttttcgctcaagaaatcattcctaagaaagtcagacctgccttcgaaaactagtgtgcatcattcgacatcaagtgagttaaaaaaatgtttaaatgattcatagcaataaaccaaagactatttcgtcgaaagaaacattgaaaagtaaccaaatcagtggtatttcacatatgggactgttattcaggtatatttcatataggacagccacgaattgatattttttttcgaaatttctagaacaaaacctctttatttagtcttttatgttgaaaaggacgaaaaaatagtgtttttcaccagctttgataagttcttttgtttccatgttgttagaagtgcttgctatctccaaatgtgagtgcagttgtttgaccattgtttgttttcgatgcaaaaatagagatttatagttattatttctttcataactcttcaaggtgttaatggcccactttggtgtcttcagatgaaagttgcatcatgaatcgagctatacaatggtattttttgcaaaatattcggtggtgcagacggtacttttagacgccatttaaagtttatttacaacttttcatgttgaaggtcattatttaaattttttcaagtattctatttggaaaactgataaaatttcaatgcattttgatgtgctattttataatttccgttgagaaacaacagagttatctagctttgaaaaatggttattttttatttacaaaaaaatctaaccgaagctaactcaaaaaataaaaatgttagaaatctgaaaaaatacatgtgtttttaagtcgcaaaaatgaaccaaattttcaattttggggaaaatctgaagacccccggcgcaaacccgtcagataataaaaaaaaatccccagttcTGTTTTCCTGTCTTTTATCAACTGAGACCACTGTAATCAAAGGATTAAAATGGTTGATATGAATTATCAGGTCTAAATAATAGATATCAAAATAAGCTTTGATGCTATAATAtcttaattttggttttttagtCTATATTATAGAATTAAATCTGAACTATGCATAGAATTTTAGAAAAACGAATGACATCCAGATGTTAAAACCCTTATGATTATAAGCAAGACTAAACAATGAAGAATCGTTAAGTattgtaaattcaaaattggaCGATTTATCAATTTCACCCCTTTTGATCACGTTCCGTGAacggccctaattctgcgcagttaaggttttttcaaatgttttcaagttataaaaaatttacctttcaatgaaatttttcaaaatttcgtgtACAGTTGGGCTAACTAAAGCCTCATGCGAACAATTcatcagatttaaaaatatttggaagTATTTCGAAGATCAACAGTAACTGAAGAGATTCAGCTTGTTTcgtgaatattttgttcatcacatcttgaaatatttctgtttgaatataaaaatgcgCAGAGTTTGGAACCGCACAGAATTAGGACCGGTCACGATAGTTCTCATTTTGTTTCCGAGCTCTAAAGTCGCGTTTTGTAAATGAGACAGTAATCCAATAATTGTAGAATTCCTaacaaaagaatttgtttctaAAATTCCAACAACTAGGTTTAGAAATTCTTCAAAAAGTAATCTGACCGAGGTTGGCAACGTTTAAATAATAAGAGACAATTTATTTACCGACTACCTAGATTTTTACGCTAAGCCCCACCGACTTCCATCACTTGAGAAAATTCTCGTTGAACGTTTTGTGCAACTTTTTCGCCTTCCTCGGCCCGAGGCCGGAGCACAGCGACAGCTTCTCTTCGCTGCTGTGTATCATCCCGGCCAGCGTGCCGAAGTTCTGTATCAACGTCATAGCGTCCGTTTTGTTGACCGGTTTGATGTTGGTTAGCGCACTAACCAGCTAAAACGAtgtcaaaaaacaattttgaaatgattattaatttttcattaacgtTTTAAAGGAAGTTACCTTTGTATACGGATATTGCTCAGCTCGTTCCATAATCAAATCCGGTGGTTTATTCTCGAACATCTTGTAGGTTTCCACTATCTTTCCAGCTTCCTCGGCGTTCCACGCCAACATCAGCGTCAGATCCGCAAGCAAGCAGATCCGGGTGAGGTGCTTCAACGCATTGTGCGGTTCCTGGATATCAACCTGGACCAACAGTACCCTCAGCTCGTACATCTTCCCCAGCTGCTTCAACCTCCCGTGAATATAGTCCGGATTGAGATTGTGATAGCGCAGCGAGATGTACAGAATGCAGCTGCTCACGCCCACAACATAATCCGGCACGATGTCGTCGTACTCCCAGGGAATGTTCTGGATGGATTTGAGCAACGGATTGCCGCGTTGTTTCGGATTGACCAGCACACAGTTACCTTTGTTGACTTTTGGCTGCTGCACCACAGTTGGAGCCGTTTCGTTTTTGGAACTACTAGAGCCGCCTTCTTCCGATGATGTTTGGACGGCGGACTGTTTCGGGAACGCCGGCATATCCAGCTGGGCTAGCAGATCGTCGTCATCCAGCGAGTCGTTGGGGATGGACATTTCACCGTTTGAAAGATacttttaattgagaaattacACGATTTTAACTAAAAAGCGAGCGcagtttctgatttttttaaacttttcaaactgttttgttttggttctctcTTCGGTTCATATTCGAAATTCGAATATTCATACTCTCGCATTTTCAAAAGAAGAGAGCGAGCGGGAAAACGAAAGCAAGCACATGGCGAGCAGATATGCCAACTTTAGAAAAAGAAACAAGAGATTTAACCAAGAAAAGCCttgaaaaactcgaaaaatatgGTAAATATTTTAGAGTGTTCAGATAATACTTTctaaaaattcctttaaaaagaactgatttgagaataaaattattcaataaaaaagagGAAAATCAGATTTAGAAGTCCGAAAATGAACATCGATTTGAAAAGATGACCACACTGCCAACTGCAAATGCTAAGAGCTTGCTGCTCGCATTACACGCCAAGTATCGACGAAACGGTGAAAATAAGAGAGAAAGTTCGATCCTCAAAAAGCTCAAAGTGCTCGAAAAAGCTTAGTTCGATTTGTCGAAAGCTAAGACTTCAGAATTTGTCCTAGGGTGACTCTGAAGATTgtccaaattaaatttaaaacgtAAT is a window encoding:
- the LOC129739457 gene encoding uncharacterized protein LOC129739457, which gives rise to MLSGRNVCMGLLGLATLLLAVQAHPMFYKKVDGGQKYEPDWVPVSSTVIPLAEYQLSVGGGSKSAASSSGGQTAASIATVASFSEEYKRAYLRHKKLHAAAIASEKAKASVTEKGAGSPETAAARVQEDPDTLITAKKLYAKKV
- the LOC129738990 gene encoding DNA excision repair protein ERCC-1; protein product: MSIPNDSLDDDDLLAQLDMPAFPKQSAVQTSSEEGGSSSSKNETAPTVVQQPKVNKGNCVLVNPKQRGNPLLKSIQNIPWEYDDIVPDYVVGVSSCILYISLRYHNLNPDYIHGRLKQLGKMYELRVLLVQVDIQEPHNALKHLTRICLLADLTLMLAWNAEEAGKIVETYKMFENKPPDLIMERAEQYPYTKLVSALTNIKPVNKTDAMTLIQNFGTLAGMIHSSEEKLSLCSGLGPRKAKKLHKTFNENFLK